The Sulfurihydrogenibium azorense Az-Fu1 genome contains the following window.
TACATCAATAAACCCTTTAATAGAAGCTATAGCTGAAATTGCTACAGCTATAACTGCAACTATACCGGCTAATGGTTCCCTTAGAAACTTATAACCAAACAAACCTATGATAATAAAGGCAATTAGCGGTGAAAAAGGTATAATCCACAAGTACTCCATAGCCTTACCCCTTTAGTTCTGTTAATTTTTCTACATCTACATCTTTTTTCATTCTGTATATAGCCATTATAAGACCAAGTCCTATAGCAGCCTCTGCAGCTGCAATAGTAAGAATAAAGAACACAAAAACTTGCCCAACAACATCGTGGAGTTTCATATCAAAGGCTACAAACGCTACATTTACAGCATTTAACATCAACTCCGTAGATATAAGCATAGCTATTATGTTTTTTCTAACTATAACACCGATAAAACCTAAAACCATTAAAAGACCACTTAAAGCTACGTAGTACTCGTAAGGAACCATTATGCTCCTCCTTCTTTTTCTTCTTCTACAATATCTTTTCTACCTAATAAAATTGCTCCTATCATAGCTACAAGAAGTATTAAAGAAGCTACTTCAAATGGAAATAGGTACTTTGTGAAAAGCAGTGTTGCAACTGCTTTAGCATTGGATATCTGGTTGAATATATCAGGTGAGAATATACCTGTATTAGATGCCCATAAACCGTAAACTGATACATAAGCAAGTTCTAAGAAGAGGATAAAGCCAAATGGAGCTGATAGTAATGCATATTTAGGGTCTACCGCTTCACCTTTATACTGAGGAACTGTTGATATAACCAAAACGTAAAATACAACGATAGCAACAGCGTAAATCAGTATTTGAAGAGCTCCTATAAGCTCAGCTCCTAAGTTAAAGAAAAGTCCCGATATAGCTATTAGAGCCGATATTAAAGATAGTACTGAGTAAACAATGTTTCTAAAAAACACAACACCTATAGCAGATAAAACCGCTATAGTAGATAGAACCCAAAATGCTACTACGCTTAACTCCATTTTATCTGCCCCCATAACTTAATTCTTTCTTGGTCATCTATCCATATTCTATCAGGCTCTTTCAACCTTCTTGAATCAAAATCTCTTCCTCTTTCACTCATATCATCCATCTGGATAACACACTTTTCTCTTTGATATTTGGCTGTCTCATAGATATCGGTCATTATAAGACAGTCAACAGGACATGCATCAACACAAAGACCACAGTATAAACAGTTGAGTAAATTCATATCAAACCTTACAACCTTCTTCTTACCATTAGGAAGTTGAACTGCTTCTATTCTAAATAGAGAAGGCATAGGGCAGGCTTGCTGACACATATAACAGGCAACACATCTACTTTCACCTGTATTTATATCCATAAACTTTTCTAAAACACTAAAAGATGGCGGTTCATTTCCATCTTTAACCCTATGAGCGTGGGTACCTCTAAATCTCTTAGGTGGTGTTATCTTTTCATACGGATATTTTGTTGTAATGGTTTTTTTAAATAGATTTTTAAGGGTAACTTTTAAACCTTTTATAAAGTCTAAGAAAAATATTTTTTCTATAAGACTTAAATTTGGTCTTTCTACATACTTTAACTTTACCATTTTTAACCTTTAACCATTATTATAATGGCTGTGATAAATATGTTTAGTAAAGACAGTGGAAGCATCACTTTCCAAGCTATCTCTGTTATTTG
Protein-coding sequences here:
- the nuoK gene encoding NADH-quinone oxidoreductase subunit NuoK → MVPYEYYVALSGLLMVLGFIGVIVRKNIIAMLISTELMLNAVNVAFVAFDMKLHDVVGQVFVFFILTIAAAEAAIGLGLIMAIYRMKKDVDVEKLTELKG
- a CDS encoding NuoI/complex I 23 kDa subunit family protein translates to MVKLKYVERPNLSLIEKIFFLDFIKGLKVTLKNLFKKTITTKYPYEKITPPKRFRGTHAHRVKDGNEPPSFSVLEKFMDINTGESRCVACYMCQQACPMPSLFRIEAVQLPNGKKKVVRFDMNLLNCLYCGLCVDACPVDCLIMTDIYETAKYQREKCVIQMDDMSERGRDFDSRRLKEPDRIWIDDQERIKLWGQIKWS
- a CDS encoding NADH-quinone oxidoreductase subunit J — encoded protein: MELSVVAFWVLSTIAVLSAIGVVFFRNIVYSVLSLISALIAISGLFFNLGAELIGALQILIYAVAIVVFYVLVISTVPQYKGEAVDPKYALLSAPFGFILFLELAYVSVYGLWASNTGIFSPDIFNQISNAKAVATLLFTKYLFPFEVASLILLVAMIGAILLGRKDIVEEEKEGGA